The DNA region CAGTTCGAACAGCGGCTTCTCGGCGGTGATCGGCGTCGCATCCGCGCTTTCGGGCACCTCCGACGTGCTCAAAGTCAGCGACGTCGATATGGCGAAGCTCAACAATTTCTTCAAAGGCCAAAAGCTCACGTCGGGAAGCTCGGGCTGGCTCATCGACGCGTACACGCGCGATCAAGACCACCTTGACGGCATAGTGAACTACGAGGCGAACCTGATCTCGCTCAACCGCAGCGGACAGCTCAAGGAGCCGCTCGCGCTCATCTATCCCAAAGAGGGCATCATCACCGCCGACTATCCGCTCGTCCTTCTCAATGAGGACAAGCGCCCGGCGTACGACAAGGTCATCGCCTTTCTCAAGAGCGCGCAGTTCCAAAAGACGATCATGGACAACACGTTCCGCCGCCCGGTCAACCCCGACGTGCCGCTTTCAAGCGTGTTCCCGAAGTCGCTGATCGTCGAGCTGCCCTTCCCCAACAACCTGGCGACGGTCAACGCGATCCTGTTGCGCTACCTCAACGTCAACCGCGTGCCGGCGCACTCGTTCTTCGTCCTCGACGTGAGCGGTTCGATGCAAGGCGAGCGCATCGCCGGCCTGCGCCGCGCGCTCTACACGTTGGCGGGCCAGGATCCTTCGCTGACCGGACAGTTCGCGCGCTTCCAGAACCGCGAGAAGATCACGCTGATCACGTTCAACGGGAACGTCGCACCGCCGGTGACGTTCGAGATGAGCAGCGATAACGACACGAAGACGCTCGACGCCGTCAAGCAGTTCGCCGACAGCATGCACGCGGGCGGCTCGACCGCGATCTTCGACGCGATCGAGCGCGCCGAGGCGCTCGCACAGGCCTCGCGCGGCACGGAGGGACAGCGCTACTACTCGATCGTGCTGATGACCGACGGCGAGAACAACACGGGCGACGACTTCGACGCGTTCAAGGTCAAGTACGAATCGCTTCCGCCCGACGAACAAGCGATCAAGGTGTTCCCCATCCTGTTCGGCGAGGGGTCGAGCGAGCAGTTGAACGAGCTCGCCGCGCTGACCGGCGGGCGCGTGTTCGACGGCACGAGCGCGCCGCTGAGCGTGGTGTTCAAGGAAATACGCGGCTACCAATAGGCATGGAACGGTTCATGCTGTTCTTGTACGGCAACAAGAACATCGTCGGCTCGCTCGCGGCGCTGGGAGCGCTCGGCCTGTTCTTCGGCGGCGTCATCCACGCGTTCTGGCTGCCCATCGTGCTCGGCTCATACGGCATCGGCTATTTGGCGACGCCTTCGAGCAAGGAGCTCGAGACGAGCATCAGCGCGCAGATGAGTTCCGAGCAGATCAAGGCCGCGCTCGACGCGCTCGCGCAATCCATCAAGGGGCGCGTGCCGGCCGAGGTCGCGACGCTCGTGGACAGCATCTCGCAATCGATCATCGCGATCTTGCCGACGTTGTCAAAAGATGACACGACCGACCAGAACACCTTCATGATCCGTCAGACGGCGCTCGAGTATCTGCCCGAAACGCTCAACAACTACTTGAAGCTGCCGCCCGCGTTCCGCAGCCTCTATCCGGTGCAGGACGGCAAGACGGCCACCGCACTGCTGGTCGAGCAGCTCACGCTGCTCGACACCAAGCTCAAAGAGAGCGTCGCCAATTATCTGAGCAACGACACGCAGGCGCTGGTGGCGAACGGGCGCTTCCTCGCCGACAAGTTCAAGACGCAGAACTTCCTGACGCCCGTGTAGTCCGCGCCGCGGTCACCCGATCACTCGTACACCGTGACGACGTCGCCGCTGCCGGGCTGGACGTACATATTGCCGATGCCCGTCGCCCTGGCGACTTGCCAGCCGACGACCGGCTGCCGGCTCGGATAGACGACGCGCTGCTCACCGGTCGGGCCGCCCACGATGCGCAGGCGCACGAACCCGAGATGTTCGAGATGCAGCGCGAGATGCTTCGAGCCGTGAAGCTCGATACGCACGGACCCAGGAGCCGGAAAGGGCGGGAGTCCGGTGCTCGACGAGTGCGATCCGAATTCCGCCAGGCGCGCCTGCACCTGCGCCGGATCGAGCACGACGTATTCCGCTTCGTCGATGATGCCCGCGTGATTGATGCCGGGCACGTCGGCGCGCGCGAGGATCATCGAGTCGGCGACCGATCCGATGGGGACTTGGAAGACCGGCGCGCCGGCCATGGCGATCCCGACGCGGACCAGTCGGTCGTGCGGCAGATTGGTGGCGACGTCGTGATTCATATGTGAGACGAATGCCGGCAGCAGCGTCGAGGCGTGCGCGGGATCGAGCAGCTTGTTGCGAAGCAGGCCGAGCACCTCGACCTCGGCCTGCATGCGTTGATAGTCGTTGATGCGATACGAGTTGCCGGCCTGGTTTTGGCGCACGCGGATAAACGCCAACGCTTGCGCGCCGTTCATGTGCTGCACGCCAGGTTTGAAATCCGCATGGCTGAATTGCGGATCGTAGATGCGCTCCTTCACGTTCACCGTCAAGCCGCCGACGTAATCCACAGCCTCCTTGAAACCGGCGAAATTCGCGACGATGTAGCCGTCGATCGGCAGCCCCGTCAGCGCGCTGACCGCCTGCGTGAGATATTGCGGTCCGCGCGGCGGCGTCTCTTGATCGCCCATGAAGAACAGCGTCTTGATCTTCGGCACTGAATTGTGCCAGCGCGGCTGCGCGATGAGGGCATCGCGCGGGATGGTGATGGCGTAGATCGCGTGTGCGCGCGGATCGACGCGCGCGAGCAGGATGACGTCCGCCTGTCCGGCCGCCGAGCCCAGGCCGAGCGGATCACTCGCTTTGAGATCGCGTCCGTTGTTGGCGATCAACAAGACGTTCATGGGCTTGTCGCCCATGGTCAGTCTGGCGGCGACGCCGCCGGCCCAATGCCTGCTCGATCGCCACAAAAAGGCGGTGGTGATGAGCGCGATGAGCACGATGACGACGGCGGCGATGATGATCAGCGTCGTCCGGCGTCCCAGCGGTCTGCGGGCAAGCACGAAAGATCGGTACTCCATCCGAAAGCGCAGGCGCGCGTGCGGCCGGTGATCGCACCGCGGCGGCAAAGCAAGATCGGTCCGGTGACTTGGTCAGTAGGAGGGAGATGGTGGCGCGCGTTCGCCGATGCCGCTGTGCAGCGGACTCGAGGAGGGCAGCCATCCACCGAGCATGCGCGGGAGCATCCTGGCGCCGACGCCGGCCGCGGATAGGATCGTTTGGAGCAGATACGCGATGCGTGCGGCCCTATGCGCGAATCCGTGCAGCGCTCGCGTGAGCACATATGCGGTCGCGACGCAGAACAGCGCGTGGAGGAAAAGACTTACGGCCAACGGGCCGCCCAGCCAGAGCGATCCGCCGAGGAGATGACCGCGCACGGCGATCTGCTCGATGCTCTCCATCGAGAACAGGACGAGCATCTGGATTCCGAACACCGCGGGGATGAAGCGCGCGATGGTGCACGGGTGTAGCACGTGGCCGGACAGGCGCAGCCACGCCGCAAGGCGCTTGGCGTTGCCGGCGGCGGCGAGCTGCCAGATGCGCCCGAGGATGACGAGCGCGGCAAGCGCGATCCCGAGGACGATGGTCGGGATCACGTCGAGATTGCTGCGATCGGTGAAATCGCCGCGCCCGAACCAGCCGGCGTTGGACGCGAACTCGATGCCTGGATTGGCGAGGCCGGCGGCGATGATCGCCACCACCCCGCAGAACCACACGCGATACGTCAGCCTAGACATGTGTCAACCCCAGAGTTAGGCCGGATATCGGCGCTTGACCTCTGCGGCTATTCTCAGCGGCGCAAAGATTCAAGGACCCTTTGCGGCGACGACCAAGCCTCGCGCATGGCGATGGAGCTCACCGGTACCACCGTGGCCGTGACCGGCTCGAACGCTGGCATCGGACTGCACACCGCGCTGGGTCTGGCGCGGCTCGGCGCGCGCGTGATCATGGTCTGCCGCAACCGCGAGCGCGGCGAATCGGCGCAAGCGTGGATCGAACGTCAAGAGCCCGGCGCGAAGACGGCGCTGGTCATCGCGGATCTGTCCGACATGCAGCAGGTGCGAGCGCTCGCGGGCGAGTTGGCACGCGTCGCTCCCGATCTGCGCGTGCTCGTCAACAATGCGGGCCTCATCACGAGCCGAAGGACGATGACCGGCGAGGGCTTCGAGCTGACCTTCGCCGTCAATCACCTCGCGCCGTTTCTGCTGAGCACCTCGCTGCTCGATCTCCTCAAGTCGAACGCTCCCGCGCGCATCGTCAACGTCAACTCTGACGCACATCTTTCCGCGCGGCTTGATTTCGGCGATCTCAACGGCGAGCGCCACAGCTTTCCGCCCAACGCATATGGGCAGTCCAAGCTCGCGAACATGTTGTTCACCGTCGAGCTGGCCCGACGCGTCGATCCGCAAGTCGTTACCGTGAATGCATTGCATCCGGGCTTGGTCGCCACCGATTTCGGCGAGGTCGGCGGCTTGGTGCAATTCGGTTGGACGTTCATGAAGCCGTTTGGGATCACGCCGGAACGCGGCGCGCTGACGCCGATCTATTGCGCGTCGTCGCCGCAGCTCGCCGGCGTGACCGGTGGCTTCTTCGTCGAGTGCGCACCGGCGCGCCCGAACCCGCTGGTCGAAGACGAGCAGCTCCGCCTGCGCCTCTGGAAAACCACCGAATCCATGCTGGTTTAGCGGGGCCGGGTCCCGGGTATATTTTTCAGCGACCTCCGGAGGTCGCCAATATGGATACAGTCGTGATCATCGTGCTGCTCGTGCTCATCCTGCTCGCCGTCACCGGCCATTTGAAACTCTAACCGCCGTCCGCGTCTCTATCGCCGCTCCGTCGGTCTGGATGGAGATGCCGCCGTCCGTATCGGTGCGGTAGAGCGCCGCACCGGCCGCGCGAAGCGCGTCCAGCGTCCGCCGGCTCGGGTGACCGAACACATTGTGTCTGCCGCATGAGATGACTGCAATCGTGGGGTGCACTGCGGCCAAAAACGCCGGCGTCGACGAATATGCGCTGCCGTGATGGCCGACCTTGAGGATGTCCGCGCGTAAGTCGGCTGGTCCATGCGACAACAGGCGCGCTTCGGCTTCCGACTGGGCATCGCCCGTGAGCAAGATGGCCGTGCGGCCGAACTCGACGCGCAGCACCACCGAATTGTTATTGATGTCCGACGACGTGCCCGTGATGAGCGGCAGCTCGGGCGCCAGGATTCGCACATGGGTCTGCGGACCGAGATCGAACGATTCGCCGCGGATCGCTCTGTGCCAGGGGATCGCGCGCCGGCGCACGACATCGAGTGCGCGCTGATACGCCGGCCCTTCGTAGAGCTGCGCGGAATCCCAGATCGATGCGACGTGCTCGCGTGCGAGGATCACCGGCAACCCGCCTGCATGGTCGCCGTGCGGATGTGTCAAGACCACGGCGTCCAGATGCAGCACCCAGTGGCGCAGTAAGAACGGCAGCACGGTCCGGGTCGCGATCCGATCGCCGATCGGCTGCGCGATAACGCCGCCGCCGGCGCGCTCGAGCTTGCCGCCGCCGTCCACGAGCATCGCATGCATGCCCGGTGCGCGCACTAGAAGACAGTCCGCTTGGCCGACGTCGATCGCGTCGAGATGAAGCCTGCGGTCGAATGCGGCTGCGATGCCGGGCGCGCAGTAGATGAGCGCCAACAACAGCGCGACTGCCGCGCCGCACATCGCAAGCCGACGCGGTCTGATTTGCGCGTGCACCGCCCATGCAAAGGCGCCGAGGGCGACCCAGTAGCACGCCAAGAATGCATGGCTCGGTGGGGGGAGATCGATGTGGGCTCCCGGCAGCGATGCGAAGCGCTCGACCGCCCCGATGATGAACAGCAGACACCACCAGGTCAGGTTCGAGAGCGGCCAGGCAAGAGCAGGCATCGCGAGGGCGGCGGCGGCGTAGAGCGTGCCGGTCGCCATCACGATGCCTACCATCGGCACGACGACGAGATTGGCGGCCACTGCGTAGGGCGTGAACGCGTTGAAATACAGCGCTTGGAGAGGCGCAAGCGCGATCTGCACCGATAATCCGGTCCTGACGAGCTCTGCCAGCCAGCGCGGACCCCATGCCCCTTCGCGGATGCCGAGCGTCGCCAGCGTGGGGCTCAAGAGCGCGATGCCGGCGACACACGCAAACGACATCGAGAACGAAGGCGAAAGCAGCGCAAGCGGATGCGGCAGCGTCACCGCAAAAGCCGCCGCTGACAAGACCGCCGACGCGGTGCGCGCTCTGCCGCTCTCGAATGCGATGATGCCGGCCGTCAGCATCGTCGCGGCGCGCAAGGTCGGGATGTGCAAACCGGCGAGTGCGGCGTAGGCCCACGCGGCGGCGACGACGAGCCCGGCGCGCGCCGTGCGGGGCAGCGGCGTCTGGCCGAGCAAACCCGCCACCAACGCAGCCATGATGCCGAGGTGCAATCCGGCCGTCGTCAGCACGTGGACCGTGCCCGTGTCGGCGAATTCTTGTCGCAACGCGGCGGGCAGATTGCCCCGATCGCCCCACAGCACGCCCTCGAGCACCGTTGCGGGCAACGCCGGCAGACGAGACTCGATCGCCCCCGCGAAGCGGCTGCGAGCCTGAGCCCACCATGCATTCCAACCCGCGCCCGGCCCGACCATGCGCACGTCGCCGGAGCGGTGCACGGTCAAGATAAGAGAGACCCCTTGGTCCGCGAGCTGATCGCGTTCGGCGGGCTCGCCGTCGTTGCGGGGACCTGCCGGCAGATCAATGCGAGCGCGTACGCGTGCCTGCTCTCCCGCGAGCGGAGTCGTGACACCGGCGGGGAGTTCGAGGATGGCGACCCTGCCGGCCAAAGACGCGTCTGCAGGCGTTTCGCCTCCGTCGAGGATCGACGCACGGGCGGACCAGCCATTGGCCGACGGCCGCGCGCGCTCGAGGAACTCGACCCCCACGACGACATGCCGTCCGTCGAACGCGCCGAGGCTGGAACGTTCGCGAACCGACTCCGCAAGACGAGCCGCGGCCACGCCAAGGGTGAAGCATACAAGCGCAGCTAGCGCGGCAGACCTTAGACTCTTGCCGGCTCCGATGAAGAATGGCGGGGCCGCGGCCAGCACTGCCAAGCCAGCGATGATGAATCCCGCCGGCTGATGCCAAGCGAACGCTACGATGCCCGCCGCGTATGCCCCAAAGGCGATGGCCAACAGGTGGCCGCGCGCGAGATCATCGAGCTGCTCCGGCATCGAGACCTTCAGTCACGCGATTCCGGTCTGCGGTCAAGGAGCCGCCCGCCCGAGTGCGAGGGAAACATATGTTCGATGGTGAACGGGTAAATCCGACTCGTCCGTTCTGACTACCGAACGGTCTCGAGAGGAGGCTCCTCGTGGGTACAGCCGTGATCATCATCCTGCTCGTCCTGATACTGCTGGCAGTGGCCGGCCACTTAAAGCTGTAGGCGGTCGCAAGCACGTCCATCGTCGGAAAGGGAGTGATCTGACGTGACAGCGTTCATCATCGTCCTGCTCGTGCTGATCTTGTTATTGGTCAGCGGTCATCTGACGCTCTAGGCGCGCGCTTTGCGCGTCCTCGTCACCGGCGGCGCGGGCTTTATAGGCTCGCATATCGTCGACGCCTTGATCGCTGCCGGGCATGATGTCGGTGTCGTCGACAGCCTGTGGGAACACGGCGGCGGCAGACGCGAGCACATCAACCCAGATGCTCAGTTCTTCCAACGTGACATCCGCGACCCCGCGCTCGCGGATGTCTTCACATCGTTCAAGCCCGAGATCGTCAGCCATCACGCGGCGCAGCCAAGCGTCGCGTTCTCAACGCAGGATCCGTCGTACGACGCGGATGTCAACGTCCGCGGGCTGATCAACGTGCTTGGTCTAGCAGCGCGCACCGGCGTGCGCAAGGTGATCTACGCGTCATCCTCTGCCATCTACGGCACGCCCGTGCAGCTGCCGATCGACGAGTCGCATCCGCAGCGGCCAGAATCCCCGTACGGCATAACCAAGATGGTCGGCGAGCATTATCTGCGCTACTACGGCGGCAGCGGCGGACCCAAGTTCACCGCACTGCGCTACGGCAACGTCTACGGCCCGCGCCAGGATCCAAGCGGCGAGGCAGGAGTCATCGCGATCTTCGCGTCGCGCATCCTGGACGGCAAACCGATCCGCATCGACTGGGACGGTGAACAGCAAAAAGACTACGTCTACGTCAGCGATGTCGCCCGCGCGAACCTGATGGCGTTGAGCGGCGCCGACGGCGAGGCGATGAACATCGGCAACGGCATCGGTACCTCCGTCAACGAGCTGCACCGCCTGATCGCACAGGCCGCGGGCCGCGAC from Candidatus Eremiobacteraceae bacterium includes:
- a CDS encoding VWA domain-containing protein produces the protein MKPSIFGARAAAFIAALSAGVSILFSGCSSGGNTTSSGPVDAGSPNTLVVIAGSELKDLEPYLGQIRDATGVTLSLQYSGTMAGIDRINEGEKFDAAWFSQAKYLVMSDTAHRIKAQEKIMLSPVIIGVKQSKAKELGWLGNPNVTWKDVADKAGAGQFNYAMTNPASSNSGFSAVIGVASALSGTSDVLKVSDVDMAKLNNFFKGQKLTSGSSGWLIDAYTRDQDHLDGIVNYEANLISLNRSGQLKEPLALIYPKEGIITADYPLVLLNEDKRPAYDKVIAFLKSAQFQKTIMDNTFRRPVNPDVPLSSVFPKSLIVELPFPNNLATVNAILLRYLNVNRVPAHSFFVLDVSGSMQGERIAGLRRALYTLAGQDPSLTGQFARFQNREKITLITFNGNVAPPVTFEMSSDNDTKTLDAVKQFADSMHAGGSTAIFDAIERAEALAQASRGTEGQRYYSIVLMTDGENNTGDDFDAFKVKYESLPPDEQAIKVFPILFGEGSSEQLNELAALTGGRVFDGTSAPLSVVFKEIRGYQ
- a CDS encoding LCP family protein, producing MLARRPLGRRTTLIIIAAVVIVLIALITTAFLWRSSRHWAGGVAARLTMGDKPMNVLLIANNGRDLKASDPLGLGSAAGQADVILLARVDPRAHAIYAITIPRDALIAQPRWHNSVPKIKTLFFMGDQETPPRGPQYLTQAVSALTGLPIDGYIVANFAGFKEAVDYVGGLTVNVKERIYDPQFSHADFKPGVQHMNGAQALAFIRVRQNQAGNSYRINDYQRMQAEVEVLGLLRNKLLDPAHASTLLPAFVSHMNHDVATNLPHDRLVRVGIAMAGAPVFQVPIGSVADSMILARADVPGINHAGIIDEAEYVVLDPAQVQARLAEFGSHSSSTGLPPFPAPGSVRIELHGSKHLALHLEHLGFVRLRIVGGPTGEQRVVYPSRQPVVGWQVARATGIGNMYVQPGSGDVVTVYE
- a CDS encoding SDR family oxidoreductase; the protein is MAMELTGTTVAVTGSNAGIGLHTALGLARLGARVIMVCRNRERGESAQAWIERQEPGAKTALVIADLSDMQQVRALAGELARVAPDLRVLVNNAGLITSRRTMTGEGFELTFAVNHLAPFLLSTSLLDLLKSNAPARIVNVNSDAHLSARLDFGDLNGERHSFPPNAYGQSKLANMLFTVELARRVDPQVVTVNALHPGLVATDFGEVGGLVQFGWTFMKPFGITPERGALTPIYCASSPQLAGVTGGFFVECAPARPNPLVEDEQLRLRLWKTTESMLV
- a CDS encoding DNA internalization-related competence protein ComEC/Rec2, yielding MPEQLDDLARGHLLAIAFGAYAAGIVAFAWHQPAGFIIAGLAVLAAAPPFFIGAGKSLRSAALAALVCFTLGVAAARLAESVRERSSLGAFDGRHVVVGVEFLERARPSANGWSARASILDGGETPADASLAGRVAILELPAGVTTPLAGEQARVRARIDLPAGPRNDGEPAERDQLADQGVSLILTVHRSGDVRMVGPGAGWNAWWAQARSRFAGAIESRLPALPATVLEGVLWGDRGNLPAALRQEFADTGTVHVLTTAGLHLGIMAALVAGLLGQTPLPRTARAGLVVAAAWAYAALAGLHIPTLRAATMLTAGIIAFESGRARTASAVLSAAAFAVTLPHPLALLSPSFSMSFACVAGIALLSPTLATLGIREGAWGPRWLAELVRTGLSVQIALAPLQALYFNAFTPYAVAANLVVVPMVGIVMATGTLYAAAALAMPALAWPLSNLTWWCLLFIIGAVERFASLPGAHIDLPPPSHAFLACYWVALGAFAWAVHAQIRPRRLAMCGAAVALLLALIYCAPGIAAAFDRRLHLDAIDVGQADCLLVRAPGMHAMLVDGGGKLERAGGGVIAQPIGDRIATRTVLPFLLRHWVLHLDAVVLTHPHGDHAGGLPVILAREHVASIWDSAQLYEGPAYQRALDVVRRRAIPWHRAIRGESFDLGPQTHVRILAPELPLITGTSSDINNNSVVLRVEFGRTAILLTGDAQSEAEARLLSHGPADLRADILKVGHHGSAYSSTPAFLAAVHPTIAVISCGRHNVFGHPSRRTLDALRAAGAALYRTDTDGGISIQTDGAAIETRTAVRVSNGR
- a CDS encoding NAD-dependent epimerase/dehydratase family protein translates to MRVLVTGGAGFIGSHIVDALIAAGHDVGVVDSLWEHGGGRREHINPDAQFFQRDIRDPALADVFTSFKPEIVSHHAAQPSVAFSTQDPSYDADVNVRGLINVLGLAARTGVRKVIYASSSAIYGTPVQLPIDESHPQRPESPYGITKMVGEHYLRYYGGSGGPKFTALRYGNVYGPRQDPSGEAGVIAIFASRILDGKPIRIDWDGEQQKDYVYVSDVARANLMALSGADGEAMNIGNGIGTSVNELHRLIAQAAGRDVEVQHAPKRAGDIRTCVFAIQKAKSVLGWQPDVKLPDGIKRTVDYFRKN